The segment CAGGTTTGCGGGGTCGCGCAAAAAACTTCGGCAAACTTTTCCGGTGATGAAAAACAGCAAAAGGGAGTTGAAAATATGAAAGGTGAGGTTGAAAAGATGATAACCGAAGGGATGATCCCCGCCCAAAAAGGCATTGACTGCCAGCGACATCTGCAAGAGACTTCGGGAACCCCACCCCGAGACCCAAAACTTAAGGGTCAGTATTTCTTCGGGGTGATCCAGGTTTGGGTTGTTGACGATGTAAGCGACGCTGTCGAACTGGAAGGCGTTGTGCAGGTGGTTGCCATAGATCACGATTCCCAGAAGTGCGATAAGCAAACAACAATGCACCCGATATTTAAATTTTGCCATATCAGGCCTGCTGCCGCATTTCATGGATTCACTCCCGCAAGCGTCGTGGCGACCTTAAGAAGTTCTTTCGCCTTGGCGTTATCGGGTTGCAGAGCCAGTAACTGTTCCAGATGCGGGATGGCTTGCCCATGCCGTTTCTGAATCATGTAGATGCTGGCCAGATTGTTTTGGATCTCGGAATTATTCGCTCCAAGCGTGAGAGCGTTTTGAAACGCCTGGGCCGCCAGATCATATTGTTTCAGGTTCCAGAACAGCACCCCGATATTGTTCTGGGCCTGGAAATGACCGGGTTCAGTGGAAAGGGTCAGCCGGTATTCAGCCAGCGCCTCATCCTGCCGGTTGAGAAAACGGTAGACGTTGCCCAACTCAAAATGATATTTGGCCCGGTGCGGTTTTATTTTAATGGCCTCTTTGAAAAACGAGATGCTCTCTTCTGGCTGGTTCAAATAAGTGCGTACCAGTGCGGCGTTGAAAAAGGCCTCGGCCTTGGGCGAACCGAGCAGGAGGCCCCGGTCAAACTCTATTCTTGCCGCTTGCCAGTTTTCCTGTCGGGAATAAATGTGCCCCCGATTGATGTGAGCGTACGTGTATAGCGGGTCGAGCTTGAGGGTGATCTCAATTTCCTTTAAGGCTTCATCAAACCCTTTTTCGCCCAGATAGGCGGCGGCGAGGTTGTTGCGCACCAGGGCTTTTTGCGGCGATTTCAGCGCCGTATCCTGCCACAGGTGAACTTCCGTCCTGTAGTCGAGACTGCGATTGAGCGTCAATAACGCAATCAACAGCAAGAAGGTGAAGATCATGACGGACCGATTGGCCGGGTGACGGACTGCCGTCAAGCCGCCGACTCCCAAAGCCAGACAGATGCCCACGCCGGGAAGATACGCCCGGTGTTCGCTGACGATCTGCTTGAGGGGGATCAAACTGGAGGTGGGAAGGATGGTGACCAACGCCCAGAAAAAAGCGAACCGCGCCAGTCTGGAGTTTTGTAAATACAAACCCGCGCCCAAAAGGACCATGACTGCAAAGCCTGTCATCCATTCAGGATCGAGAACTCCTGAAACAAGAATTACATCCGGCTCAAAATTGAGATTCAAAGGCAGAAACAATTTCAGCAGATAATAAAACACCAGCGCCTTCATCTGCGTCAGAAAATACAGCCCGCGGTCGATCATGAGGGAGCCGGGGTCGGCTTTCAGAACGAGCAGATTGCCCATTTGCATGTAGCGAGCGCCCAGGTAAACAAGCACCGGGAAAAGAATGAGCATGCCGACGATAACAAATTTGTTGGTTTCCATGCGCGGAGTTTTAAACCAGAGGTAGGCCATCGCCATCACCGGCAGGGTGACAATGGTCTCCTTGCTGCCAGCGCCCAGGAAAAAAAACAGGAGCGCGATGCCGGCGTGGGACAGACTGCGCATTTCATCGCCCGGCTTCCATCCGCGGACGCTTTGTATGAAAAAATAAAACCCGAGCAGAAAAAACAAGGTGACAAGGAGCGAGGACCGATTGGAAAGATACGCGACCGGTTGCACCGTCAGGGGATGCAGCAGGTGGATGGATGCCGCAAACAGAGGCAGGGGCCTGAGCCGGGCTTGCAGTTGCCGGGTTTCGATTGCGAGCAGGGCCTGGGTTAAAAAATAAAGCACGATGCCGACACAAATGTGGATCAGGATATTGACGAGATGAAATCCAAAGACATCAAGATGTCCTGCATCCAGACGTCCGACTTCTCGATTGACGGCATAAGTCAGGAGAACCACCGAGCGGTTGAAAATATTTTCAATCCCGATCGTGTTCTGAAAATCCCACAGGTTGCGGATGTGAGGGTTCTCCACAATGGCGTGTGCGTCATCATATAAAAAAGGAGAACGTAAGGTGCCGAAAAAAGTCAGGATGCCCAGCAGACTCAAAACGGCAATAACTTTCAGCTGGGTAGTAATATTTTTCATGCTCAGGACAGTTTCCGCAACAGTCGGGTAATTTCTTCCGCCAGTTTTGGCGGCGGATAGGACGCTAAAGCCCTCTCAAGATGTTTTACAGCAAGATCGTGTTGTCCGGCCTGATTATAATTCCATCCGATCTGATAATGAGCCCCGGCATCCTCGCCTTTGACCGCCAGGAATTCTTCAAACTGCCGGGTCGATCGTTGCCATTCGCCTTTGGCCTGAGTGACCCTGGCGCGAGTGAAAAGCGCAGGCTCGAAACGGGGGTCGAGAGCCAGACAGGTGGTGAGCGCCTGTTCGGCTTCGCTGAACTTTCCCGTCATCAAGTAGGCCAGCCCCAGATTGTAATGACCGAGAACCAGGGACGGATCGTGCTGGACTGCCAGAGCAAGTTCGCGGATGGCATCGTCAAACTTTCCGGTGCGGCCATAAATTTCCCCAAGGTTGAGCCGCGCCAGAGGATAGTCTTCTTTGCCCGTTGCCGATTTTCTTTTCTGAATGGCGGTGTGGAAGGCATTGATGGCCTGATCTGATTGGCCCAAACGAGCATAAACGGAGCCGAGGCCAAAATACGCGCTGAAATAATTCGGGTTCAGGCGGATGGCGGTCTGGTATTCGCGTTCGGCTTGTTGCAGATGGCCTTTGTCCAGATACACGCTCGCCAGGTTGTAATGCGGTTCCGCAATATTAGCCGCGATTGACATTGAGGGGGCATCTTCCTTGTTTTGAAAATTGTATTGTTTGGTTAGGTGATTTTGAATATTCTCGTTGCTTTTCTTAAAATGAAACAGCGCCTCGTCCAGCTGACCCTTTTCATAATAAGCTTTGCCCAGGTTATTGTGGGTCCGGGATGACAGCGGATTCTTTTTAACCGCATCCTGCCACAGTCGAACCTCATCGGTCCACACCCCGTTTCTTGCGAGGGTCAATAAACTGAGTAAAGCGATTGTCACCACCAAGAATCCCGATCCCCATGCGGTCCGAAGGTTGGCGATGGCCCCGCCGATAATAAGACACAATCCCAGAGTCATTGGCAGGTACATCCTGTGTTCCACAGCCAGATCGCTCAAGGGCACGAGACTGGAGGTGGGCATCAAGGTGAGGATGAACCAGAGAGCGCCGGCCCGGAACCATGTGTTTTTGGATTTTAAGGCAACATAAAGGAGCGTGCCGATTCCCAAAATAGCCAGGGCAATTTGAGGATCGTAATGAAAAGCGGTGAAGGGAAACCCGATGTCTACATTGAGATTGATGGGGACGAAAAATAATTTCAGGTAATGAAAAATGATCACCTTGGCTTCGACCAGCAAATAAGGAATTCTGCCAAACAGCATCAGCCCCTGATCTTTGGGAGTGTAAAGAATGTCGGGGCCGATAAACAGAGCCGCCGCCAAAAGGATGGCAAAAACGCCTGCATAACCTGCGATCATTTTTCTGGAAAACAGTGCGGTTGAAAGCCCCGGAAAGCGGGCGGGGCAGATGAAGATCAAAAACCAAAGGCCCAGCAGAACCGGAAGCGTCACGGCGATCAACTTGGATGCGATCGCAAGATACATGCCGACGGCGGTCAAGAGTCCCCAACCGACCTGAGCGGGTTTTTGCCAGCGGCGGGTAGCGGGAGTGAATACTCTCAGAAAAGCATACAGGCTGAGCAGATAAAAAAACGTCGCCAGAACGGCGGATCGTGAAGATATATAGGAAACGGAGTCGGTGTTCAGCGGGTGGACCGCGAACAACAGCGACGCAAACAAGGGCAGTTGCAACGAGAGATTTCCCGGTCGGTTCTCGAAGGCGCCGGGTGAGAGTTTTGTGTAAGAGGAAGAACCCCTCATCCCAGCCTTCTCCCCAGAGGGGCGAAGGAGTTTCTTCCTCTCCCCCCAAGGGGGAGAGGATAGAGGTGAGGGAGAATTGGGATTCTTTACCATGTTTTGCAAAGCTCTTCCGGCGGAGGGCGGATGGAATAACTTCTGCGTTTGCACAAGAATGACAAAAATCAGGATGGAAACGAACGCATGCAACAGCAGGTTGAGCAGATGGAATCCGAAGACTTTATTTTTGTGCAGGGTGTTGTTGAGAGCAAAGGTCCACAGCAACACGGGGCGGTTTTCAAATTCCGGGATATGGACATTTTTATTGAAAGCATCCAGATCGGCAATCCACTCACGGTCGATCAAATTCCGGTCATCAAAATGAAACGATCCCTGGAGCGAATTAAAATAGACCAGCAGTACAAGTAATATCAGGGCAAGGATACTCCCGACCTGTGTTTTTACGGAAGGAGCCACGGGGGTCATCGGCATTTCAAAGCATCACAGCGTGAGGCAGAGATTGATTAGGGAACCAGGAAATAGAAGTGTCTTTGGGGCCGCAGAAATTGGCATTTGCGGCCCTTGCCAGCAAGGATATTCTGCCATGCATTATCAGGGAAAGGAGGGTTCAGCACAACCATGATCTTTGAAGTTAACTCATCAAAATTGTAAACTATTGTCCGCTTGTATGATAATCTTGGCGAAAAATTATAAATTTACATAAAGCGTGCATTAATTAATGTTATAAACCATTGAATTTTTAGTACTTTTAATTTCAGTTTAAAAGGTGTATACTTTTATGCATACTTATGGTTTATTGATGTCCGAAATTACCCATATTTTCATCGCTAAACACTCGGCCCTTAATTTTTTAAGAAACCCATGAAACTAATTGATAACCAGGCCAATATTCAGGCGATCCGCAAGATATCTTCGCAGTTCAAAACCGTCTCCATGGAAATTGATGAGCTGCTTAGCATGGTCATCAATTCCGCCACCGAGATTGTGGGCGCGAAGCATGCCTCGCTGCTCCTGGTGCAGGACGAAAAAACCAAAAAGCTGCAATACTATCAGTCGTCTGGGGACCATATGGGGGAACTCAAGGATATTGAGATTCCTCCGGGAGTTGGAATTGCCGGGACGGTTTCCAAGATGGGAAAAGCCATCATCTCGAATGATGCGCAAAACGACCCCCGATGGTACAAAAAAGTGAGCGAAGAGGGCAACGATCAGGTGCAATCCATTGCCTGTCTGCCGCTTTTTGTCGATAAAAAAGTCATCGGTGTCGTGCAATTCCGCGATAAAAAGTCGGGTGATGGGTTCTCGGATATGGATATCGAGATCCTCAAAAAGTTTGCCCGCATGATTCCGAAATTTTTTCAGGCCTCCCAAAACCGCATGGCCCTGGGAAAAGAATTCGACCGGCTCAAGGAAACTTCCATGCGCCGCTACACGATCGTGGGGGAAAGCCCGGCGATCCAGAAGTGTATCAAGCTGGCCGAGCGCGTGGCCGATTCCAAGGCCTCCGTGTGGATCACCGGAGAAAGCGGTACGGGAAAAGAATTATTTGCGCATTTGATCCACGACCGCGGCCCGCGACAAAACAATCCTTTTATCTCCGTGAGTTGTGGCGCATTGCCGGCATCAATTCTGGAGCGCGAGCTTTTTGGTCACGAAAAGGGAGCCTTCACCAGTGCCGACACCGCCAAAATAGGATTGTTCGAGGCGGCGCACACAGGGACCCTGTTTCTGGATGAAATCGGCGAAATGCCGCCGGACATGCAGGTGAAACTGCTCCGGGTGATTCAGGAGGAATCTTTCATACGTCTTGGGGGAACGGAAACCATCCATGTGGACGTGAGGATCATTTCGGCCACCAATCGCGATCTGGAACAAATGGTGCAGGAAGGTAAATTCCGCCAGGATTTATTTTACCGGATCAATGTGATTGGCATTGAGCTTCCGCCCTTGCGCAACCGTTGGGAGGACATTCCCGATCTGGTCACCTATTTTATTAAAAAACACACGCCCCAAAGGCGACGATCCGATGACGAGGAAGGCCAGAAGGTCAAAAAAATCAGCAAAGGTTTGCTGACGCATCTGATGGGTTATTCCTGGCCGGGGAACATCCGCGAACTGGAAAATACCCTGGAACGGGCGATCGTTCTCATTGATGGCGACGAACTGACTCCGGATGCCTTTCCTTTCAACTCGCAGGATGCGCCCATTGAAGTCAGCGTTGGCGCGACCCTGAAGGATGCGAATGATGCCTTTCGGCAAATCTTCATCACCAATACTTTAAAATCCACCAATGGCAATCGCACCAAGGCCGCAAAAATTCTCGACGTCCAGCGTTCCTATCTTTCCCGGTTGATAAAGGAACTGCAAATCGATTGACCAGGCTCCGGACTGGAGCGGTTTTGCTCACGCCGTACAACGTTTTCTGATTTATGTACGAATTTTTTTGAACCTTCCCACCTTTTATAGCATCGCAATTGCTGTTCTGTTATCATGCCAGCCGTCTTAACCAGCCAAGAGTGAAACATGTCTCTCATCGATGGAAAAAAAGTAGCCGCAGAAATAAAGGACCGCATTGGCCGGGAAGTCGAACGACTCCGGGAGCAAACCGGCAGAGTTCCAGGTCTGGCCACGGTGCTTGTCGGGGAAGATCCGGCGTCAGCCGTGTATGTCCGCAATAAAAATAAAACCTGCAAGGACCTGGGTTTCGCTTCCTTTCAACACACCCTGCCGGAGGATACCAAAGAAGCGGATCTTCTGGCTCTGGTGGCTGAATTGAACGCCAACGACCAGGTCAGCGGAATCCTGGTGCAATTGCCGCTTCCCGCACACATCGACTCCGACAAGGTGCTGGAGGCCATCGACCCTGCGAAAGATGTGGACGGCTTTCATCCGGTCAGCATGGGCCGCCTGATGATGGGGTCCGCCGTGCTGGCTCCCTGCACGCCATCGGGGATCATCGAAATGCTGGATCATTATGGCGTCGAAATAGAAGGCAAACATGCGGTGGTGCTGGGCAGGAGCAATATCGTCGGCAAACCGGTGGCGCTGTTACTTTTGCACAGGAACGCGACGGTGACGATCTGTCATTCCCGTACCAAGGATCTGCCCGCAGTCACCCGGACAGCCGATCTGTTGATCGCCGCTGTAGGAAAACCCAATTTTGTGACTGGAGATATGGTCAAGGAAGGCGCCGTGGTCATCGATGTCGGCATCAACCGGGTGGATGGCAAACTGGTGGGCGATGTGGCTTTTGACGAAGTGGAACCCAAAGCCGCGCTCATCACTCCCGTTCCGGGCGGGGTGGGGCCGATGACCATCGCTCTGCTCATGCAGAATACGCTGAAAGCGTTTGAAGCGGGTCTTGAAACCTCCTGATGAAAATATCAGGATGAAATATTCGGAACTTATCAGGATTCAGTCAGCCATAAAGCCATCGCACGTCAATATTGGGGCCAGCCCCTTGGCTGGTTGGGGCCAGCGTCCCGCTGGCTATAAATAACAATCGTTTATTCTTCATCTTCACTTTTTCCGTTCGGAATCATTTTTACTCCCCACCCTCTTCTGGCATACTGTTTTGGCAAATCATCCCGATGGTTGATTTTAGTGCGAATAGTGAAATCCGGAGTTTGAAATTTGAATCTATCCTTAAATTTTAATGAGGCGGAGGAAGACAAGCCGCGAGTGTATTCGGTCACCGAGCTGACCCGCACCGTCAAAGGCATCCTCGAGACGGAATTTGACGCGATCTGGGTGGAAGGGGAAATCTCCAACCTCCGGGTGCCGGCTTCCAACCACGCGTATTTCGTCCTCAAGGATGAAAAATCCCAGGTCCGCTGTGTCATGTTCAAAGGTTCCAGGTCCAAACTGAAATATCAGTCGGAAGACGGCGACCACGTCATATTGTTCGGCAGAGTGACGGTTTACGATGCCCGGGGCGAGTATCAGATCATCGTGGAAACGATGGAGCCGGTGGGCCTCGGCGCGTTGCAGAAAGCGTTTGACCAGTTAAAAGAAAAATTGGCGAAAGAAGGCTTGTTTGATGCCGACCGCAAAAAACCGATCCCTGAATTTCCCTGGAAGGTGGGGGTGATCACCTCCTCCACAGGAGCCGCGGTCCGTGATATTCTCAATATCATCCGGCGGCGAAACCCCAAAGTTTCCGTATTGATCTACCCGGTGAAGGTGCAGGGCGAGGGATCGGCGGAAGAAATTGCCCAGGCGATTCACGAGATGAACAGGGTCAAAGATGTCGATGTGTTGATCGTTGGCCGCGGAGGCGGATCGATCGAGGATTTGTGGGCCTTTAATGAAGAAGTCGTGGCCCGTGCCATCGCCGCATCTGAAATCCCCGTGGTCTCAGCCGTTGGCCACGAAATTGATTTCACCATTGCGGACTTTGTCGCCGATCTGCGCGCGCCGACACCTTCCGCAGCGGCGGAACTGACGGTTCCTGTTTTGGATGATATCGTAGGACAACTGGCCACGATGACCCGTCAACTGCTGGTCGCTGTTAAAAGGCCGATTGAAAATCAACGCCTGCACTTGAACCGGCTCGTGGACCGGCGGTTTTTCCGCGACCCGCAGCACATTTTAGCACCCCTCCAACAGCGGGTGGACGACTTGAATCTCAGGCTGGTGCGTGGATTGAACCAGGGAGTGGGGTTGCAAAAACAGCATCTGGAAAACCGGGTGGCGCGGCTGTTTCAGGCCTCGCCCAAAAGGGCTATGCAACGGCTGGAAGAGCGCTTTCGAGATTTGCGCCCGCGACTGGTGCGCGGACTTCGGCAATCGGTGGTTCTCAAGAATCAGCAATTGCGAGACCGAATCGAGCGGTTGTTGCAAGCCTCGCCCCTTAGGGGAATTCTGCGCTTGCAGGAGAAAAAATTTTCCCTGCGCCATCGTTTGATCGAAAAAAACCGGTCCCTGCTGCAACTTGAAAAGAATCGTTTTAACGGGCTCGTGAAAAACCTGAATGCTCTCAGTCCGTTGACCATCCTCGACCGGGGCTACAGCATCACCACTGTTGCCGGGAAGGCCTTGAAATCGAGCCAGGAGGTGTCACCGGGGGATTCGATCCAGGTGCGGCTATCCAAAGGCCGACTGGCCTGCACGGTGGATAAGGTAATAGATAATTAGGCTAATGGGCATCTCTGAAAATTAGTTTTTAAAAGGAAATCGAACGTTGAGCAAGGGTTTCTTAAATCGGTGGCACGGACTTTCCAGCCCGTGCGGACAGGCTGGAAAGGCGGAATTAAATTCCGCACTTCCGTATAACCTTTAAGGGTAGGTCGCCTGTTCTGCTAAAAAAGTCGCCTCT is part of the Nitrospinota bacterium genome and harbors:
- a CDS encoding tetratricopeptide repeat protein; this encodes MKNITTQLKVIAVLSLLGILTFFGTLRSPFLYDDAHAIVENPHIRNLWDFQNTIGIENIFNRSVVLLTYAVNREVGRLDAGHLDVFGFHLVNILIHICVGIVLYFLTQALLAIETRQLQARLRPLPLFAASIHLLHPLTVQPVAYLSNRSSLLVTLFFLLGFYFFIQSVRGWKPGDEMRSLSHAGIALLFFFLGAGSKETIVTLPVMAMAYLWFKTPRMETNKFVIVGMLILFPVLVYLGARYMQMGNLLVLKADPGSLMIDRGLYFLTQMKALVFYYLLKLFLPLNLNFEPDVILVSGVLDPEWMTGFAVMVLLGAGLYLQNSRLARFAFFWALVTILPTSSLIPLKQIVSEHRAYLPGVGICLALGVGGLTAVRHPANRSVMIFTFLLLIALLTLNRSLDYRTEVHLWQDTALKSPQKALVRNNLAAAYLGEKGFDEALKEIEITLKLDPLYTYAHINRGHIYSRQENWQAARIEFDRGLLLGSPKAEAFFNAALVRTYLNQPEESISFFKEAIKIKPHRAKYHFELGNVYRFLNRQDEALAEYRLTLSTEPGHFQAQNNIGVLFWNLKQYDLAAQAFQNALTLGANNSEIQNNLASIYMIQKRHGQAIPHLEQLLALQPDNAKAKELLKVATTLAGVNP
- the xseA gene encoding exodeoxyribonuclease VII large subunit, with product MNLSLNFNEAEEDKPRVYSVTELTRTVKGILETEFDAIWVEGEISNLRVPASNHAYFVLKDEKSQVRCVMFKGSRSKLKYQSEDGDHVILFGRVTVYDARGEYQIIVETMEPVGLGALQKAFDQLKEKLAKEGLFDADRKKPIPEFPWKVGVITSSTGAAVRDILNIIRRRNPKVSVLIYPVKVQGEGSAEEIAQAIHEMNRVKDVDVLIVGRGGGSIEDLWAFNEEVVARAIAASEIPVVSAVGHEIDFTIADFVADLRAPTPSAAAELTVPVLDDIVGQLATMTRQLLVAVKRPIENQRLHLNRLVDRRFFRDPQHILAPLQQRVDDLNLRLVRGLNQGVGLQKQHLENRVARLFQASPKRAMQRLEERFRDLRPRLVRGLRQSVVLKNQQLRDRIERLLQASPLRGILRLQEKKFSLRHRLIEKNRSLLQLEKNRFNGLVKNLNALSPLTILDRGYSITTVAGKALKSSQEVSPGDSIQVRLSKGRLACTVDKVIDN
- the folD gene encoding bifunctional methylenetetrahydrofolate dehydrogenase/methenyltetrahydrofolate cyclohydrolase FolD, whose translation is MSLIDGKKVAAEIKDRIGREVERLREQTGRVPGLATVLVGEDPASAVYVRNKNKTCKDLGFASFQHTLPEDTKEADLLALVAELNANDQVSGILVQLPLPAHIDSDKVLEAIDPAKDVDGFHPVSMGRLMMGSAVLAPCTPSGIIEMLDHYGVEIEGKHAVVLGRSNIVGKPVALLLLHRNATVTICHSRTKDLPAVTRTADLLIAAVGKPNFVTGDMVKEGAVVIDVGINRVDGKLVGDVAFDEVEPKAALITPVPGGVGPMTIALLMQNTLKAFEAGLETS
- a CDS encoding sigma-54-dependent Fis family transcriptional regulator, whose product is MKLIDNQANIQAIRKISSQFKTVSMEIDELLSMVINSATEIVGAKHASLLLVQDEKTKKLQYYQSSGDHMGELKDIEIPPGVGIAGTVSKMGKAIISNDAQNDPRWYKKVSEEGNDQVQSIACLPLFVDKKVIGVVQFRDKKSGDGFSDMDIEILKKFARMIPKFFQASQNRMALGKEFDRLKETSMRRYTIVGESPAIQKCIKLAERVADSKASVWITGESGTGKELFAHLIHDRGPRQNNPFISVSCGALPASILERELFGHEKGAFTSADTAKIGLFEAAHTGTLFLDEIGEMPPDMQVKLLRVIQEESFIRLGGTETIHVDVRIISATNRDLEQMVQEGKFRQDLFYRINVIGIELPPLRNRWEDIPDLVTYFIKKHTPQRRRSDDEEGQKVKKISKGLLTHLMGYSWPGNIRELENTLERAIVLIDGDELTPDAFPFNSQDAPIEVSVGATLKDANDAFRQIFITNTLKSTNGNRTKAAKILDVQRSYLSRLIKELQID
- a CDS encoding tetratricopeptide repeat protein; this translates as MPMTPVAPSVKTQVGSILALILLVLLVYFNSLQGSFHFDDRNLIDREWIADLDAFNKNVHIPEFENRPVLLWTFALNNTLHKNKVFGFHLLNLLLHAFVSILIFVILVQTQKLFHPPSAGRALQNMVKNPNSPSPLSSPPWGERKKLLRPSGEKAGMRGSSSYTKLSPGAFENRPGNLSLQLPLFASLLFAVHPLNTDSVSYISSRSAVLATFFYLLSLYAFLRVFTPATRRWQKPAQVGWGLLTAVGMYLAIASKLIAVTLPVLLGLWFLIFICPARFPGLSTALFSRKMIAGYAGVFAILLAAALFIGPDILYTPKDQGLMLFGRIPYLLVEAKVIIFHYLKLFFVPINLNVDIGFPFTAFHYDPQIALAILGIGTLLYVALKSKNTWFRAGALWFILTLMPTSSLVPLSDLAVEHRMYLPMTLGLCLIIGGAIANLRTAWGSGFLVVTIALLSLLTLARNGVWTDEVRLWQDAVKKNPLSSRTHNNLGKAYYEKGQLDEALFHFKKSNENIQNHLTKQYNFQNKEDAPSMSIAANIAEPHYNLASVYLDKGHLQQAEREYQTAIRLNPNYFSAYFGLGSVYARLGQSDQAINAFHTAIQKRKSATGKEDYPLARLNLGEIYGRTGKFDDAIRELALAVQHDPSLVLGHYNLGLAYLMTGKFSEAEQALTTCLALDPRFEPALFTRARVTQAKGEWQRSTRQFEEFLAVKGEDAGAHYQIGWNYNQAGQHDLAVKHLERALASYPPPKLAEEITRLLRKLS